DNA from Plasmodium cynomolgi strain B DNA, chromosome 12, whole genome shotgun sequence:
CGAGCTTATTTATCAGATatatggattttttttatccatacATTTACAACAACGATGTGTCGAAGGATGTCTGCGAATTGTTGTCATCGATTATCCCACACTGTAAGTTGGACCTAAATTTAAAGTTCCAGTTTAAGAGGGTGCACTTCAATAATTCTCTTCTATACCATcagaatattttcatttcgaGATCGTATGTCCAGCTCCTCTGTACCCTACACACGTATATCTTTTCggactttttttatttcaaagcGTATATCCAAGAATGCCTTATAAAGCTACACAAATACAAGTTGTGCTTcctaataaataattacgtAGTTCAGTTGAACGACTTCGTGCGTGAGTTTCAGTTTATGACTCAGGAGGAGAAACAGCACGTACGGGGGAAACTATGCCAAGCATATGCTCACACAACAGAGATTAACAGCGGAGAGGAGAGAGAcctccaaaaaggagaaaaacacgCTGATCACGTCTTCACCTACAATCTTATCGATATGCCTTACGAAGAATTTGTTAACCATCTAGATCAATACAAAAAACACATCTTCGATATTTTCTGTGTAACCCACACTGATGTGCAAAATTTAGATAAACACGCGTGGCTCATTTGCGTGATGATGGAATTTATTAACATCAACAAAATTGTTGTGAACGATTTATATGCTGAAGGGGTGGACCCCCACACACATGTCTGGGTGGGAGACACGGAAGAGGCTAACAAAGCAGAAGTCAGGAGTGGAAGCAGGAAGAACAACCCCTCGAATGGGACCAAAGTGGGAGGATCAAATCAATACAcgagaaagaaagaaaagccTGATCAGAAAAAATCCGATGAAGATATCCAAATAAATaacgtaaaatatattaaactCTCCGATATTGCAAAACGTGTACAAATATACAGCCAAGGAATTCTCTACTTTGAGTTCATGTTCAATAAGGAGGTTGATTATATTAACAAATGGAATACTctgaaattgaaaaatgaaataattacagaaattcttcataaaaaaattaacaccaAGAAGATAGAAAAGTTTGTCGATATGTTTAActataaattttatgatcTATCTTTAATTGTagtaaatttaattgtagACTTATTCTATATTTCGAATgatgtaaaatataaatgctttttcctcctatgcttaagtaaaatattatccAACTTTTACAACTCCCATTTTATTAACGACTTGAAATTGAgaaatgttttctttttttgcatcaatTCGTTCAATCCGATTTTACAGAAGAATTTCCTCTACACACTACTTCAACTGATTAAGACATACGAACAGTTTCTTAACAACAAGGATAATTTGCTCCTCGCGCAAAGTATCAACAACAGGAAATGCGAAAGTGAAATCCTGGGTGGGAGAATCAGCATGGTTGTGCCTCCCACAGAACAACAACATAGAACTgcgaaaaaaggcaaaataagTACCATGAGGGGAGGAAATGCTAATCATAGGAACTACGTAAAGGGGGAGAGTAAAACTACGCACACTATTAGCCGAAACAGTGGAATGGGTAACTGCCATCGGGTTGAACCTTCTAATGGGGAAGAACACCCCCCCGCAGATACACCCCATGAGGGGGATATAAACCCAAAAgaaaacacacacaaattCCATTTTGACACGCTCAATACAAGTAGTCATGACGAACCAGGAAAGGATAACCACCAGAAGGAGAGAGTCAAAAGGGAGGCAACcctggaggaagaagacacaGACGAACCACACAAAAAGAGCTATACGAAACGAGAAAAGGAACCCAATAAAGGCATAAACAAACAACAAGAAAATGTCAACTCCGTTTCGTACGAACCAAATGATACACTACTGGAGAGTAATGAACAAGTGGCAGGTAGCCCCAAAGTGGGGAATCGAGAGAATGGACACAATAACGATATCATACACGTACTCCTTGTGGCTTCCCTATTTgctcaaaaaattatcgacACACTCAGTGTTAACCGGTTTATATACACAGACTGCTCCGCAGAAGAACTAtacttaattaaaaatttaggaATTCAAATTTTAGGAAATCTATATAAAGAAGGATTCATCCAAGGGACAAAAATTTGTCCAAGTATTTTTTGCCTCTGTTTCACTCCAGAtatgaaattaaaatgtagaagcgaaaaaattattaactgCATTTTGGACAAAGAGAGTTACAACTTTGTAAATAGCTTGGCGGAGTGCCTACAACATATGCTCTTCTACCTAATTGAAAATCACTACATGTTCAGTAATTTTGAGAGGGGGTGTTTTGACCAGGAGAAAAACCGTCGAATGAGGGACACGAGCGACTTCCTAACCACAGATACACTCCTGTTTAATAAGATGGAGCAACCATTCTTTCAGTACCTCCTAGATATCTACGACCGTTTAACTAATAAAAAtctaaaaatgaaatatgtcAAAACGGTACTTAAAGAAATCGAAAACGCGTGTCACCTAGTGCTGTATGATAAGGTTCGAAGCTTCATACGGGATGTGGGTGTCAAGTACAACACCTCCACTGGGGGGGGAACACATGCAGAGGGTACCAGTAGAGACTACTCGAGGAGAGATGGCTGCAACGTGAATGTCTCCGTTCGCATTCCCCAAGTGAAGGATATCTACGCGCTCATCTTGAGGAAGTACATGTCGCAGAATGGGTCGAGCGGTCAGAGTGAAGATCCGCGGGACAGTGGCTCGGATTCGTCTGCCCCGAAGAGAGCCATGAGAGGGAATGCAAAGGGGGCTAACCGGGTTGGAAGCGGAGCAACCAACGGAGAGAACAACTTCCAACTagaggaaaagaagccaCCCAAGCCTAGCGGCAAGccaaacagaaaaaggatGAACAAGGACGAAGAGACATCCAGTTGCTCCAATTCGAAGTTaagcgaaaaaattatcgatgaaaatatttcagaCGTAGGAACCAGCTCAGAACAGAACAGCGACGAAAAAAACGtaatcgaaaaaataaaaaaaaatacaaccaCCTTGTGCACCACCAGATGAACGTAGACGAATTTACCTATATTAactacttcctttttttatatattcaaattttgaCTTACCTTCTCTCCTACCTAAACTTCACGACATATAACGAAATGGCACTACTAATTCACGACATCAACAAGGTTTACTATGTTATTTCGTCCACTGTTAATATCAACTCCGAGGTGGACAGCCCCAAGTCCAACCACAGCTACTTCCACTCGATCGATGAACGCATTCAGGAGCTCTCCCACGAAGATGAAATGAACCATGAACGAGAAAGCGAAAATTTTTCTAGAGTAAATTTGAACCTTTGTAAAATCAAGTGCTTCGCCATGGTGCTACTAAACAGTTTGACTAACCACTTGGTGCAGCATTACCAGGTGGACACCTCCAGGTAGgtcgacaaaaaaaagggcgtaCTACGTCATGTGTGAGAGATGCACGTGAGAGCGCAACACGGATGGGGACATGCGTGAGAGGTGCACGTTTAATCGCCAAAAGGTGAACGCCACGCATGAGCGGAAAACGAAAGAGGGGTTGAAAATGCACATCCTTACCCTCATTCaactcattttaaaaaacgcaTGAAGCCGGTTCTACTGCGTAATATGCATCCCCCTTTAGTTGCGTGCGTCCCGTATTgccctctccccccttcacacatacatacgtacatacacacgtacacacacacatacgtatacacacacacatacgtatacacacacacacacgcatcTCCCTCGCGCAGACTGAACGAACTGATCGAAGATGACAAcgcaaaggaaaacaaaatagagGAAGAAGtcagagaagaaaaaaaaaacatcttcAATTATTACGAATACATATATCAGTGCATCGAAATATTTGTGGAAGACAACGCGGTCGTCATGGAAAAGCACGCTAGACACAATTTAAACATGCACAATTTGGGCACGCACAATTTAAATAGTGACTACATAAATGGGCTTATGAATGTAAGGCTTCTGGGAGAGCCAAGTGGGCATATCGTCTGCACGCGTCACTTGTACGATCTTCGTGCAGAGGATGATGCTTCATGGTCACATATATTCCCGCTCACCCTAATTTCACCCCCTCCTCACCCCTTCGCaggatggaaaaaacaaaaaattcgcgcagaaaaaaaaacagagggAAGTCTCAAGGCAAAGAAGATTGACCCTGAAGAAAAATCCCTAGCCGAGTTGCCACGCGTCCGTAAATCGTCCTCAACTGTGCTACTGGTGGAGAAACGCGCCGTTgctacatatatgtatatatagctCCATGCTTTTGACTTATGGGGCTGTTTTTTGCACATTGTTCTTCGTGTTAAGGCAAAACGAAGCGGAACAGACCCATAACG
Protein-coding regions in this window:
- a CDS encoding hypothetical protein (putative), coding for MMKLLRCCDEVQKNDQLLRCQQCESFYHKTCIYKGAKKMSTHRDIPQEDTTWGYNGLCQTGRNNQTSGEKINNHGSCEKKNNHGSCEKKNSHWNGEKKNRQWESLDEGTTKHIENLLHSSNVAEHNCDNCKVRNIIKSIIIREAQGNNTFLNSKFRRKKEKNKGFYCFEKFVNKLKAFVVYYYYLVVHIKCDKVIEGIDSNSNNVYSYILILYNDFLCVDEDSEEGTAKWVAGEKEKKKGLPPMKGAASQKGAASQKGAASQKGAASQKGATSLNGDKPIRMSKFTQMLCHEYRNTDRRDDEALAKYTTAHNFDIYINILWKIHLYFSFYDYFFVALNQLFYILYENGNKNLRYYSISIINNIINDNYLYLKCKQTQNILMSCLTDNYLKNFLEVENLSDRCQLMDGITNPALSSTHSKHVERKDSPTNEEKNPLEGKNTLNHYHRNQPIDLNQYITNEIVDSIRRCSKDIKISIRIVSVKILKYIVYFNVYAKRYPRGAGAQPASEDDDGEQGQEEHHADEHHVNGEDRRQTSQTNCIRDNLSIMNDLIERYVSTFDNETMKSTVLEIFIDIFFINIFTQAKRKVEKREGPPEVDPYQHGRHSHGEYPNEQHARGYESEESQPMGMEQDSTVYIRIEKNMYTLFIHLLYVMKNKHNINIVSKMLSHMEKNVRMYDEKLDSVLRFLSEHDKVGKSGGGHPHSGAHSSSHSGGPSSNARLTAKGGYKNGCKNGHKRGGSNLPSRGSNLPSQGSCWTGKGRTMNHSMSKKNADVSTDEYDEQDHPEDGETTLRQTKEQTNLLKIKNSIYNIYLSNSYKYLEILRKKKVKYVLEVWIHNLICLFIRSRRNSSLEKETKKIINIFNIIIEIMPSLFIRYMDFFYPYIYNNDVSKDVCELLSSIIPHCKLDLNLKFQFKRVHFNNSLLYHQNIFISRSYVQLLCTLHTYIFSDFFYFKAYIQECLIKLHKYKLCFLINNYVVQLNDFVREFQFMTQEEKQHVRGKLCQAYAHTTEINSGEERDLQKGEKHADHVFTYNLIDMPYEEFVNHLDQYKKHIFDIFCVTHTDVQNLDKHAWLICVMMEFININKIVVNDLYAEGVDPHTHVWVGDTEEANKAEVRSGSRKNNPSNGTKVGGSNQYTRKKEKPDQKKSDEDIQINNVKYIKLSDIAKRVQIYSQGILYFEFMFNKEVDYINKWNTLKLKNEIITEILHKKINTKKIEKFVDMFNYKFYDLSLIVVNLIVDLFYISNDVKYKCFFLLCLSKILSNFYNSHFINDLKLRNVFFFCINSFNPILQKNFLYTLLQLIKTYEQFLNNKDNLLLAQSINNRKCESEILGGRISMVVPPTEQQHRTAKKGKISTMRGGNANHRNYVKGESKTTHTISRNSGMGNCHRVEPSNGEEHPPADTPHEGDINPKENTHKFHFDTLNTSSHDEPGKDNHQKERVKREATLEEEDTDEPHKKSYTKREKEPNKGINKQQENVNSVSYEPNDTLLESNEQVAGSPKVGNRENGHNNDIIHVLLVASLFAQKIIDTLSVNRFIYTDCSAEELYLIKNLGIQILGNLYKEGFIQGTKICPSIFCLCFTPDMKLKCRSEKIINCILDKESYNFVNSLAECLQHMLFYLIENHYMFSNFERGCFDQEKNRRMRDTSDFLTTDTLLFNKMEQPFFQYLLDIYDRLTNKNLKMKYVKTVLKEIENACHLVLYDKVRSFIRDVGVKYNTSTGGGTHAEGTSRDYSRRDGCNVNVSVRIPQVKDIYALILRKYMSQNGSSGQSEDPRDSGSDSSAPKRAMRGNAKGANRVGSGATNGENNFQLEEKKPPKPSGKPNRKRMNKDEETSSCSNSKLSEKIIDENISDVGTSSEQNSDEKNVIEKIKKNTTTLCTTR